The segment CTTCAGATTGCGTTATTGAGACGTAATATTGCTATTCTTTTATTTTGTCTCTTATTGCTTACTTTTGTTGCCATTTTTATTCCTCGCTGGTATAAGAAGAGAAAAGATTTAGAGTTAATGACTGCTAACCTAAATTTAGAGAAATTTGAAAGAGAATTGGCCGAATTAAAAGTTCAGCAACAGAAACAAGACCTTAACTCTGCTCATGAGCATCTAGAGCGTGTTAATAAAGAGGCAACTACTTTTGCTATGTTTATTAAGAGTAGAAATGAATTGTTGTCTTCGATTCAACAGATGGTGAAAGATGGGTATAAATTAAGTGGAGATAAGGTGAGGAATCATTTAAAGCAGATTAATATTTATATTCAGCAATCTCTGGCAGGAGATCAGACAGATAGTATGCTTATGGAAAGCATTGAAGACAGAAATATAGAATATCTGAATCGACTCCTAAAGAAACATCCCGATCTAACCCCTGGTGACAAAAAACTAGCTTTACTTTTAAGAGTAGATTTATCAACAAAAGATATTGCTTTGCTTTTAGGCTCTAATCCCAAGAGTGTCAATATGAGTAGGTATCGTTTGAGAAAATCCTTGAACTTAGACAATGGAGACAACTTGATCGATTATTTGCAATCTATTTAATTTAACGATTAAATTTGAATTTTATTTAAAGAGAATCGTAGGAAAATGCTTTAATCCAATAAACTATAAATCATCATCTTTGTATATATGTGTATAAATATAATATATTGATTATTAGTGTTTTATAATTTTATGTGTAGATAAAAAATAGCCTTTTATTGTTACAGTGTAGATATTTTACAACAAGATTGGGACCTAAATATTCTTGCTTTGTATTTATTTAGTTGCTAATAAAATTACTTTTATTAACCTTTAAGCACATATTATGAATAACAAAATGCTATTGAATAGTAACATAAGGTGGCTATTTCTTTGTGTTATGATTTTGATTCCTAGTGCACTGTTTGCACAAAATTTAAAATTGACAGGTACAATAGTAGATGATGGTGGCATTCCGATTATCGGGGCTAGTGTCTTAGAAAAAGGTACAACAAATGGTACAATCTCAGATGTGGATGGTCAGTTCACATTAGATGTAGGAGCGCAATCAACTCTTGTGGTTTCCTACATTGGTTATAAAACTCAAGAAATTTTAGTAAAAGGGAAGTCTAATATTAATGTTACTCTAAAGGAGGATGCATTAATGTTAGATGAAACTATCGTTATTGGTTATGGTTCGATAAAGAAAAGTGATATGACTGGAGCTATTTCATCGGTAAATGTAGATGAGCTGGCTAGTCGTGCTACTGTTAATCCAGGCGAAGCACTTCAAGGAAAAATTGCAGGTGTTAATATCCAAAAGGGAAATGGACTTGCAGGTTCTGGTGTTAGTATAAAAATTCGTGGTGTTAAGACTTTTGGCAGTAACGAGCCACTGTGTATTATTGATGGCTTTCCAGGCGATTTGAATAGTGTAAATCCTCAAGATATTGAATCTATGGAGGTATTAAAAGATGGTGCAGCATCTGCTATTTACGGATCAGTGGCTGCCAATGGTGTTATTATTGTTACCACAAAAAATGGTAAAAAAGGAGATGTAAAGATTGATTTTAGTACATTCTTAAGCGTAAAGAAGGTAGCCAAACAACTAAAAATGCTTAATGCATCGGAATATAAATCAATGCACAAGCAAATGTATGAGAATTGGAATGCATATGCCATTGCTACAGGTAAAGAGAATGAAGTAGTGGATTTTCCAACATATATTAATAAAGAATCTGATGTAGATACTGACTGGCAAGGCGCTATGCAACGTACAGGCATCCTTCAAAACTATATGGTTAGTGTAAGAGGGGGATCTGATCATGCTCAATACTCTATATCTTATAATCGTGCAGATGAAAAAGGAATTTATCTAGGTAATAATTTTCGTCAAGATAATGCACGAGCAAAATTAAGATTAAGCAAATATATTTTTGATATTGATGCTAATGTAGCTTTTAAAGTTACTGACTTTAAAAATCCTCAATATTCTTTGAAGGAGATGTATATGATTTCTCCATTAGTTCCTATTTACGATGAATCTCGCGAATATGGGTATGGACTAACCGATTTTGATCAACTTCCTAATAATCGTAACGTAATGGCCGATCACCATTATAAAGATGCATGGTCTAAAGCTTATCATACGACAGCTAATGTAGGATTAACTATAAATATTACAGATTGGCTAAACTTTAAAACAAGTTATGCTTACAGAGGCGAACATTCGAGAAGTGGTACTCATACCCCTCCTTATGTTTCAGATACTCGTTCTCCTGTGAAATACCCTTCTAGTAGTTCAAGTACTGCATATTGGGACGAACAAATATTCGATAATGTATTGAATTTTAATAAAGATTTTGGTCGTCATAGCATCAATGCAATGCTGGGTAGTTCGATAACAACAGAAAAATACAGATGGGAAGGAGTTAGTGTAGAGGGTAAAAAAACGGTATATAAGGTTCTTGAAGGAGAGTTAAACTCAAGTGATGAACCATCGGGATTCCTCGATCCTAGTTTCCCTACAATTGATGCTGGTGCAGGTGGGACTTTCTCTGGAGAAGGTAGTTTTTGGAAATACAATAGAGCTTCGTTCTTTGGTAGAATCAACTACAACTATGCTGATCGCTACTTAGCACAAATAACCATGCGTTATGATGGTTCTTCTAAATTTGGTTCGGATGAACGTTGGGGTTCATTCCCTTCAGTTGCTTTGGGCTGGAGAATTTCTGAAGAAGCATTCTTTCCAAAAGATATTGCTTTGAATAATTTAAAATTAAGATTCAGCTGGGGACGTTTAGGTAATGAAAATGCTCTTGGTAAATATGATTTCTTAGCTCTAATTACCTCTTCAAATTGGTTGGGTTTAGGTTATGTAAAGGGTAATGGTGCAAACCCATGGCCAGCAAGTATTGCCACTGGTCTTGAAAATAGATCCTTAAAATGGGAAACAACCGATACAAAAAATATTGGTGTAGACTTTGGCTTTTTTAATAATAAGCTAAGTGGTGCCTTGAACTATTACCAGAATAATACAAAAGACTTATTGATAACAAAGGTATTACCTCCATCGGCAGGCTTAAATAGCCCTATTCTAAATGTAGGGGAGATAGAAAATAATGGATTTGAGTTCGAGTTAAATTGGAACGATAACATAGGCGACTTCAATTATAATGTAGGCTTTAATATGTTTACCACTCGTAACCGAGTAACTTCACTAGCAGATAAAGGTCAGGTTCTTTATGGAGAAGGTTTGAAGTATGGAGAAGAACATTTCCCTACTCAAACGAAAGTGGGTAAACCTATTGGTGCATTTTATCTTTATGAAGCCAATGGCATTTTTAAATCTCAGGATGAGGTGGATGCTT is part of the Bacteroides coprosuis DSM 18011 genome and harbors:
- a CDS encoding TonB-dependent receptor plug (COGs: COG1629 Outer membrane receptor protein mostly Fe transport~InterPro IPR012910:IPR000531~KEGG: bvu:BVU_1369 hypothetical protein~PFAM: TonB-dependent receptor, plug; TonB-dependent receptor, beta-barrel~SPTR: TonB-dependent outer membrane receptor;~IMG reference gene:2504106457~PFAM: TonB-dependent Receptor Plug Domain; TonB dependent receptor~TIGRFAM: TonB-dependent outer membrane receptor, SusC/RagA subfamily, signature region; TonB-linked outer membrane protein, SusC/RagA family) — encoded protein: MLLNSNIRWLFLCVMILIPSALFAQNLKLTGTIVDDGGIPIIGASVLEKGTTNGTISDVDGQFTLDVGAQSTLVVSYIGYKTQEILVKGKSNINVTLKEDALMLDETIVIGYGSIKKSDMTGAISSVNVDELASRATVNPGEALQGKIAGVNIQKGNGLAGSGVSIKIRGVKTFGSNEPLCIIDGFPGDLNSVNPQDIESMEVLKDGAASAIYGSVAANGVIIVTTKNGKKGDVKIDFSTFLSVKKVAKQLKMLNASEYKSMHKQMYENWNAYAIATGKENEVVDFPTYINKESDVDTDWQGAMQRTGILQNYMVSVRGGSDHAQYSISYNRADEKGIYLGNNFRQDNARAKLRLSKYIFDIDANVAFKVTDFKNPQYSLKEMYMISPLVPIYDESREYGYGLTDFDQLPNNRNVMADHHYKDAWSKAYHTTANVGLTINITDWLNFKTSYAYRGEHSRSGTHTPPYVSDTRSPVKYPSSSSSTAYWDEQIFDNVLNFNKDFGRHSINAMLGSSITTEKYRWEGVSVEGKKTVYKVLEGELNSSDEPSGFLDPSFPTIDAGAGGTFSGEGSFWKYNRASFFGRINYNYADRYLAQITMRYDGSSKFGSDERWGSFPSVALGWRISEEAFFPKDIALNNLKLRFSWGRLGNENALGKYDFLALITSSNWLGLGYVKGNGANPWPASIATGLENRSLKWETTDTKNIGVDFGFFNNKLSGALNYYQNNTKDLLITKVLPPSAGLNSPILNVGEIENNGFEFELNWNDNIGDFNYNVGFNMFTTRNRVTSLADKGQVLYGEGLKYGEEHFPTQTKVGKPIGAFYLYEANGIFKSQDEVDAYVNADGKKIQSKAAPGDIRFRDVNGDGTINEDDKVYAGSGIPKVEANLNLGGSYKGFDFSVVLGSAFGHKIYNANKYFYEGMNSSSNFLHSSLNAWTPENPNTSVPRAIFQDPNGNLKESTRFLEKGDFLRLRQLQFGYTLPKALTMKAYIEHLRFYVSGENLFTITGYDGIDPEFSRGVLNTGIDRHIYPFTRSFTVGAQLSF